In Nocardia sp. NBC_01327, the genomic stretch CACGCCATCGACCCCGGCGAGGCGCCGCAGTCCCTGCCCGCCGCCGGTCCCGATCCGGCCGCCGACACCCTGCGCACGGCGGAGCAGGGTGTGCGCACGCTACTGGGCGAACGGCCGGTCTTCGCGCTGGCGCTGCGCTGGCTCGAACGCAGGCAACCGGCCCCGCCGCCGCGGATCGCGCTGCTGCACACCGATCTGCGCAACGGCAACATCATTGTCGGCGAGGACGGTCTGCGGGCCGTACTGGATTGGGAAGGGGCACAGCGCTTCGGCGACCCGATGCGCGATGTGGCCTGGTCCGCGCTGCGGATGTGGCGTTTCCGCGAGGACGCGCGGGAGTTCGGCGGTTTTGCCGACCGCGCGAGTTTCGTGCGCGGCTACGAGTCCGCGGGCGGCAACTTCGACGTGGACCGGTTCCGCTGGTGGAAGGTCATGGGCACGCTGGCCTGGGGCGTCGGGCTGGCGTCGCAGGCCGCCGCACATCTGGACGGAACCGTCCGCGACATTGTGATGGCCGCCAGCGGCCGCCGCGTATCGGAGATCGAGTGGGATCTGCTCATGCTGATCCGGCCCGACACGAAAGCTTAGGAGCGAGCGTGGATTTCGAACTGCCACACGAACTGACCGCGTATCTGCGGGAGCTGGACTCGTTCATCGAGGCCGAGATCATCCCGCTCGAACAACAGCACGACAATATCCGCTTCTTCGACCACCGCCGCGAGGATGCCCGCACCGACTGGGACCGCAACGGCCTGCCCAGCGCGGAATGGGAGGAACTGCTCGCCCAGGCCCGCCGCCGCGCCGATGCCGCGGGCCACTACCGCTACGCCTTTCCCCAGGAGTTCGGTGGCCGCGACGGCAATAATCTGGGCATGGCCGTGATCCGCGAACATCTGGCCAAGCGTGGTCTGGGCCTGCACTGCGATCTGCAGAACGAGCATGCCATCGTCGCCAACAATGTCGGACTGCTGCTCATGCTCGAGTACGGGTCCGAGGCTCAGAAGACGCAGTGGGTCGACGGACTGGCCGACGGCAGCAGGTTCTTCGCCTTCGGGATCACCGAACCTGAGCACGGCTCGGATGCCACACATATGGAGACCACCGCCGTCCGTGACGGTGACGACTGGATCATCAACGGCGCCAAGACCTGGAACACGGGTGTGCACATCGCAGACGCCGACCTGATCTTCGCCCGCACTGCCGGGCAGGCTGGTGACGGGCGCGGCATCACCGCATTCCTGGTGCCCACCAGCGCCCCCGGCTTCCAAGTCGAGGAATACCTGTGGACGTTCAATATGCCCACCGATCACGCGCGCATCTCGCTGACCGAGGTGCGCGTACCGAATTCGGCCATCTTCGGGCAGGAGGGCCGCGGCCTCGGAGTTGTGCAGCATTTCTTCAACGAGAACAGGATTCGCCAGGCCGCCTCCAGTCTCGGTGCGGCGCAATACTGCATCGACCAGTCCGTCGCCTATGCCAAGGAGCGCAAGCCTTTCGGCACTCCCCTGGCCGCCAACCAGGCCATCCAGTTCCCGCTGGTGGAACTGCACACACAGTGCGAGATGCTGCGCGCGCTGATCCACAAGACCGCCTGGTCGATGGACACCTACGGCACTTTCACTGTCTCCGAACAGGTCTCGATGTGCAACTACTGGGCCAACCGACTCTGCTGCGAAGCCGCCGACCGAGCCATGCAGGTCCACGGCGGCCTCGGCTACTCCCGCCACAAACCCTTCGAGCACATCTACCGCCACCACCGGCGCTACCGCATCACCGAAGGCGCAGAGGAGATCCAGATGCGCCGGGTGGCCGGGTACCTGTTCGGATTCATGGACCGGGCCGCGGTGAAGGGTGTGTGACAGCGCGCCCGGAGGTACCGGCGTCACGCCAATATTGTTGCCCCACAGTGACGACAGCCGAACCACCCGATACACCGCATCAGTGGTTCTGCTCGATTAACTTGGTCCCATGGGACTTTCCGCCGCCGAGGTGTTCGACGGACTCGGCATCGACTATGAGAAGGCGTTCGCCGGGCTGACGGCGCACCGCGAGGAACTCGAGTGGCTGCTGTCCGAGCTACCCGCACGGTCGAAGGTCCTCGATGTCGGCTGCGGTACCGGGCGGCCGACAGCCGAGGTACTGGTGGCCGCAGGACATGACGTCACCGGTTGCGATATCTCGCCCGGAATGATCGAGATAGCCCGCAACCAGGTCGCCGGTGCCCGATTCGAAGTCGCAGACCTGCGAACACTGTCGTATCCGGCCGAGAGCTGGGATGCGGTGACAGCATTCTTTCCCCTGCTCCAACTGACCAGAGCCGAAATCGACGCCGCACTGGTGAAATTCGCCGATTGGCTGACTCCCGGCGGCATCTTCCTACTGGCCACGGTCCCCGCAGACGTCGAGAGCCTCGACATCGAATTCATGGGAAAGCCCGTCACCGTCAGCAGCTATCCCCCAGAGGAATTCGCCCGCCGCCTCACCACGGCAGGCCTCGAGGTCCTCCACCACCGAGTAGTCGAATTCCACCCCGACCACCCCAATGCCATCCCCGAACACGACCTCTTCCTCGCCGCCCGCAAGCCTCCTGACCAGTAGTCGCGCTAGACCGCCTGCCGCCGTTGCGGCCGGCCCTGCCACCACGCCGCCCGGTTCGCATCGATCTCGTCGGCGTGTACGTACTCCCGGAACAGCTGGGTTGCGCGGTAACCGGCGCTGCCTGCGGCACGTTCCAACTCGGTGATGTCGTGCCAGCGGTGCGCGCGGTCGAGCACTTCCGCGGCGAGTAGCGCCAGGACGGGTAGCGGGCCTGCGGTGGCGGTGGCGATCAAGGCGTCCGCTCCGAGGGTGCCGGCCCATACTGCCCGAAGTTCGTCGGCGTCACAGCGTTGGACGAACTCAAGGACGGTGCGGGGTTTCGTATCTTCCGGACTATCCATCACCAGCCGTATCGCGAGCGCACGCTGCTGGTGCGCGAGATAGTCGCCGATCGTCAGCGCGGGTGGGATCGCATCAGCCACCGGATACGGATGGCGCACAGCCGCCCCCGGGAACGGACTGCCGATCGGGCCGCTGTAATCGAGCATCTTCTGCATCTCCGAGCCCGTCAGCGTGAACACCCACGCCGGCAGCCGCGCGCACACCTTCGTGGACGGCATCCGCAACGTCGCAGGCTCACCACCACTTCCCGAACTTGTGGGTTCGACAACGGGTACGGACGAGTCGTCACCAGATGCTGACGACCCGTCCGAACCCAAAATATCGGTGCCACGCCACAGCGCCTGCCGCAGCCGGGCTAATCGAGAAGCGTTGTCGGACATGTCCAGTACTCCCTCGAACCAGACCTCGGCACACACATGCCTCGGAATCTCCACGGTAGCGACGAAACCCCGCACCGCCCACCGCCCCGGCTCCGTCGACTCACGATCGATATGCGACACATCCCCATACCCGCTCCGTCCATCCAGCCACCAACACTCCTCCAGCTAAGTGCCCGCCGAAGTCCCGCTGGTGTTCTTGGGCCGGTATCGCAGCACTACAACGTCATCGAGCACGGTGGCGTCGAGAAACTCCAATCGACGCCGTGACCCGCCGGGGAAGTTCGCAAGATTGACGAAACGCGGTGCGTCCCGCTGGCCGATCAGTAGCGGCGCTACAGCGACACGCAGTTCATCCACCAGTCCTGCTTCGAGGAATGCTGTGTGAATGTGGGTGCCGCCCTCAACGATCAGCTGAGCGATTCCGCGCCCACCAAGATCGTCGAGCAGCGCACCCCAAAAATCCGGCTCGCCGACACTGATGACTTCAGCAACCGCACTGAGGCTGTCACCCAGCTTCTCGGCACCCTCAAAGCTGGTGTACACCAGCGGCTTACCGGCCTCGATATGGTGATGGAACATGCGAGCAGACGGGTCGATATCGCCGGAGCGGGTGACCGTCACCTTGAGTAGGTTCGCGGGCTTCCCCGCCGCAGTGCGTGCATCGCGACGTTCCTCGCTACGCAGCCACAAACGCGGATCATCCCGGCGCACGGTCTCGGCTCCGATGAGGATGGCGTCGGATTCGGCGCGCAACTGGTCGACACCGTCGAAATCACGCTCGTTCGACAGGTACAGACGCTCGGGAATGGTGTCGTCGATGTAGCCGTCGAGGCTGACGGCAACCGAGAGCACTACGTATGGTCGGGGCAACTCTCGGCCTCCCAGGCGGCGAAGGCGTCACAGAATTCCGCGACACCCGTTTGTGTGCTGGCGGGATCGATCATGCCCGACAGTCGTCCGACCGTGAGCAGGATGCGCGCCGACGTGGTAAGCAGGGCGGCGGCCCGCCGCCCGCCTGCGCCGGTCAATTCACCACCGGCTCAGTGTCTTCCACGTGTCGGTGCACCAGCATCGCGAGCTGTGCCAGCGCTTTAGCCGCCTCGAGCCCGAGAGCGCGGAGTTCGGAAACCGGCACGGTGTTCAGATCGCGAAACATCGCCAACAGGACATGCTCGGTACCAACTTGGTCGGATCCCGCCGCATGCGCGATTTCCAGCGCCGAGGCGAGCAATTTCACCAGGTTGGGCGCGCAGGCGATCGCCATCGTCGGAGTGGTCATTCGGCGTCTCCCGGGGTGACTGCTGACGCACGGCGATGGTACGTATTTTCAGGCGACACTGTGATCACCGCGGCCACTTCGATCACCGTGGCGGGTACTTGGTCCTCGTCGAGATGCTCGAGGCTCGGCACGAATACCGCGTCGACACCGGTTCGGGCTACTACGACGCGCAGGCGATGCATACGCTGTTCCGTCTGCGAGTTGAACACGACCGTTTTTCGCAGGTCATAGCCCAATTGCTTTGCCCGATGGCGGATTTGGTTCTCGTCCCACGCCTGACGGGACCCCGATATGTCGCTGCGGAGGTATCCAACTGCGGAAGGATTCTTGAGAATCATGACTACCCCCTGCTGATCGGGACGTACGCGCGCGGCACCTCGGCGACGAGACGATTCTGAATCTCGGCGACAGTCAACCGTTTCGGCCGTTCTTTGCGATCTGCGCCCGGCATTGTGAAGGCCACGGCGCTGAAGAGCACTAGCGCGACGGCGGTGATTTCGAGGATGATGTGCATGTCGGATGCCTCTCGTTCCCTGCACGCTTCTGGAGTGCACCCGGCACCAGGGATGTGGGATTCGTCCTGGCACCGGGGCTGATTTCAGGGTTCCAGTTGTTCGGGCGTGCGAACAGCGCAAAACTGTAGGCAAATAGGGGCATCGGACCCGCGTGGAGACAGCCGACGAACGAGCAATTCAAGGCATTTCGGCTTGCCAGTGGCTTGACGCAGGGTCAGCTGGCCGAGTTGGTGTGCGATCACGTCGAGGCTGCGACCGGCCACCGCCCGGCAGTTGACGACCAAGCGATCAGCCGGATCGAGTGCGGCGAGATTGCTTGGCCCAGGCGTGCGACACGTCAAGCTCTCGTGGCATTGTTGGGAACTGATTCGGAAGCCGCTCTCGGGCTCTACCCGAAGAGAACCAAGCGTGACTCGAACAAGGACGAAGCCACGAAACGCAGACACTTCCTCGCCCTCGCGGGCCTCGCTGCCCCATTATTGGGCAGTCGGACACCCCCGCATATCGGGACGATCGACGTCGAGCGGATGCGCCGAAAGTTCATCAAGCTCGAAGCGCTGGACAGCGAGCATGGCGGCGGTGACACGTTCCATCTGTATTTCACCGAATTGGCCCGCACCGAGCAGATTCTTCGCAGCAGTACACGGCGACTCCAGGTCTCAGACGGCCTTGTCGAGCTGGCCGCGCAGCAGGCTCAGCAGGCGGGCTGGGCGGCCTTCGATGCTGGTTTCAACGACGTTGCCGTGGGACTGTTCGAGTACAGCCACAGCGCCGCGAAGCAGGCCGGAAGCCTCGAGCTGGAAGCAAATGCGTTCGTCCATATTGCCTATGCGACAGGACAATCCGAGTCAATTCAGGCAGCTGATGCCGCGTGCGCCGCACTCGGAGTTAGTGCGCCGGGGAAGACGGTCGCGATGCTGCAATCGCGGCGCGCCTGGTCCTTCGCCATGGAGGGCGAGACCGACGCTGCTGCCCGCGCCCTCGACGATGCACACGCTGGCCTAGATGCCGGGGATGATGCACCGAGCTGGTGTTCATGGATGAACCACGCCGAGCTCGACATCATGGCGGGCCGCGTGTGGTCCGTGCTGCACCAGCCAGAGCGCGCAATTCCGCGACTCGAGCGCACGCTAGCGGACTACCCAGACGACTGGGCGAGGGACAAGGCGCTGTACCTCACCTGGTTGGCGGACGCTTACCTCGATGCAGGCGATCATGAGCAGGCCGTCGCCGCAGCTGAGCAAGCTTTCACGCTCGCCAGTGAAGTGTCTTCGGTGCGACCGCTCGCACGCGTCCGCGAGACCGCTCAGCGAGCATTCGCCGCAGGTGCGGTCGGCGCGGCGGATCTCGTACGCCGAGCCGCTGGCGCGCGAGCTCCTATTCCTTTGCAGCTGTGAATTTCTCGACCCACTCGACGTAATGCTCGATTGCCCATTCGATGGGCGACGCGACAACCTCCGCGCCACCCGACCATGGGTGCAACTCCACAATCCGATCAGCAAGTTGGTCCCGGACAGCGGCTGACGTTTTTAGGGTGACCCGCCATTCCTGACCCTCACCGAGCTCGTCATCATGCCAGTACACCGACATCGCAGGACCGGTCACCTCAGCGCCGGCGGCAAGCCGTTCGGCCACCACGGTTCGGGCGATCTTCTGTGCATCTTCCTCGGTCGGAGTTGTCGAGGTTACCGCCCACACCCTTACCTCTGTCATGTCGACAACCCTATTCGGACATCAGAATCCATGACAGACGTTCGGCTGGGTGTGCTGGGCAGAAAGCCGGCCAAGGTCTCGCCCAGCCCTCCGGTGTCTCGACGCAGTCGGCGGATCGCGTGACGGTTCCGTCGTCGGCGAATGACGGAGGAGTGCGGTGCGGGCAACGACTTTCGCGGATTACATAGTATGATGCGCATATTTCCATGTTCATACTATTGAGCTATGGGAATGGCAAGGAATCGCACATTTCGACACCGGGTGGCCTACGGGTTCGCAGTTCCCCTCGGCAAAATAGGCTTGCGGGCTTCGTGGCGGCACTCCCCTATGACGACAGGAGCCTCAGGGATGAAGCAGCATCTGATCGCGGCGCGGGAGTTGATTGTGCCGCCGCGGGGGCATGCGCATGGGCCGTTGCCGCCGCTGTTGCTGGGGTTGACGGTGGTTACCGGGGTGGTTGATGCGTTCAGTTATCTCGAACTCGGGCATGTGCTGGTGGCGAATATGACGGGAAATGTTGTGTTTCTGGGGTTTTCCGTCGGGAATGCGCCGGGGTTCGTGTGGTGGGCGCTGTTGCTGGCGGTGGTGGTTTTTCTGATCGGAGCGGTGAGTGGGGGGCGGCTGTATACGCACCTGGGTGCGCATCGCGGGCGGCATCTCTTCGGGGCGGTGACTACTCAGTTGGTGCTGATCACGGCGGCGTGGGTGATTGCGGTGCTTATTGACAACCCTTACCGGGGGTGGGGGCTGGCGATACTCATCGTGTTTCTCGCGGCGGGGCTGGGGCTGCAGAATGCGACGGCTCGGGCGCTGGCGGTTCCCGATCTGACGACTACGGTGCTGACGTTGACGCTCACCGGCATCGCGGCCGATAGTGCGGCGGCGGGGGGCAGTGGAAGCAAGTTGGGGCGCAGGGTGATTCCGGTGGCTGCCATGTTTCTCGGTGCGGCGATCGGGGCTGCGCTGGTTGTGCACGGTCACGGGGCGGCGGCGCTTGCGGTGGCGGTGATCGTGCTCGCGGGTATCACCGGGTTCGCCTACCGGGCGGCGAGATCGACCGAGGCTTGGACGAACAAGCCTTGACATGATCCGGTGGGCAGCCGAATCCGCGGCGAATCGGCTGCCCACCGGCGGAGGAATCAGGCCTTGCGGCCGATACCCGCCCAGTACCAGGCACTTTCGGCGTCAGCGACGGCGGTGGGCTTGCTGGTGAGCTCGGGGCGCCACGCGGCGACGGGGACCAGACCCGGATCGATCAGGGTGGTGCCGGTGAACAGCCCGCTGGTATCGGATTTGCTGCGCGGATAGAAGGTGATGCCGGAGCTTTCGGCGGCTGCCGCGACTCCGGCCATCGCCTCGGGCGCGAAATCCGCTGTGGGATGCGTTATTACGATGTAGCTGCCGGAAGGCACCGCGTCCAGGAGGGCGGCGATGATTTCCTGGGGATGGTCGCTGTCGCGGAAGTACATCATGATCGCGACGAGCATGATGGCGACCGGTTCGGACAGGTCGAGGGTCTCGGTGAGATCGGGATTGCCGAGGATCGAATCCGGCTCGTGCAGGTCGGCATGGATGAACCGGGTGCGACCCTGGGGCGTGCTGTCCATCAGCGCGCGGGCGTGGGCCAGCACGATCGGATCTTTGTCGACGTACACGACACGCGCGTTGGCATCCAGACTCTGGGCCACCTCGTGGGTGTTTCCAGCGGTCGGAATTCCGGTGCCGATATCGAGGAACTGCGTGATCCCGGCCTCGGCGACCAGGTAGCGGACCGCACGCGACAGGAAGGCCCGGTTGGCGCGCGCCATGGTCTTGATGGTGGGGACGTGCTCGGCGATCGTATCGCCCAGCGCCCGGTCCGCCGGATAGTTCTCCTTACCGCCGAGCCAGTAGTCGTAGACGCGGGCCTCGTGCGGGATGGTGGTGTCGATCTCGGTCGGCAACTGGGTGCCGAAAGCGTTGTCGGTCATCGGATCTCTGTTCTGGTCGGGCGGGTGATGGCGAGCGAGTCGAGGGCTTCGGCGGTGCGCTGGGGCGAGGTGGCGCAGACGCACAATCGGTCCCAGAGCGCATTGAAGCGGTCCAGATCGACGGGTTTGTCGAGGAACTGGGGACCGGTGGGGTGCGGGAAGTGGACGATATCGCTCAACTCGGGGGCAGCGAACCGCAGCATGGTGAAGGCGGTGCCGCTGATGGCGGGGCCGCCGATGTGATCGGGCAGCACCTGCACGGTGATATTGGGATGTGTCGCCATCTCCGCCAAATGGCTCAGCTGCCCCTGCCACACCTCGTGCCCGCCGAGCGGGCGGCGCAGGGCCGCCTCCTCCACGACGAACCACGCCCTGGGCGGATCGGCGCGGGTGAGCAATCGCTGCCGCCGCACCAGCGCCTCGACCCGGCGCTGGATATCGGCCGCGGGCTCACGGTCGGCGATCGCGAAGACCGTATGCGCGTAGGAGGGCGTCCACAAGAGCTCGGGAACCAAACCCGGTGCATAACAACGGATGAGCGCGGACGCATCCTCCAGTGCCGAATAGGTGTCCGGCCGCGCGGTCGCCAGATCCGGACCGGCCTGCCAGCGCCCGACGGCATTGGCCCGCTCCGCCAGCTGCAGGAACTCGGCGCGGGTGCCCGCGTCGCGCACTCCGTAGGCGGTCAGCAGATCGGCAATATCCTTGGCGCGGAAGCTCACTCGCCCCGCCTCGAGTCGGCTGATCTTCGAGTGCGAGGCGCGGATCACCCGCCCGGCTCGGTCCCCGCTGATGCCGGCCGATTCGCGCAATCTGCGCAGGCGCACTCCGAGGACGCGGCGGAGCAGTGCCGGATCCTCGCTCGGTTCTTCGGCGATGCAACTACTCCCGACACTGGTCAAGTCCTCGATCATGGCCACTCCCGTCGGCATTACCCATGCGAACCAGAGTGTGCCACAACCTATTACAACTCACACATCGGCGTCCAGCACGTGCAAATGCACGTGCCAGGGGCTATGGTTGGGCGGGAGTCAGCAGGTATTCCCATTGGGGGCCGCGATGAAGAAGAGCGATACCACTCGAACATTCGGGTCCGATCCCTACCGGATCGGCATCACGGATGTTGTCACCAACTATGGGCTGGACGCGGTGCAGCGCAGGATCGAACAATTGCGCATCACCGGACTCCACTACGCCGCAACAGCGATCGAAAGCGAACTCGCGATCGCACGGGTCAGCGAATCGCCGGTGCTCCTGCGCCGGCAGTCGGCATAGCGCTCATCGGGTCGGCGGGAAAACAGAGCCGAGGCTACGGATTCGCCTGTTTTTCCGGATGACCGGCGCCGACGATGCGCAGCGCGAGGTCGACGTAGTAGTCCCCGAGCTCCTCGGGCGACCAGGCGCCGTCCTCGCGGTACCAGCGCGCGATATCGATGCCGAGCGACAGCACCGCGACCGCCGCGATATGCGGATTCGGATTGTCGAAGGACCCGTCGGCCACACCGTGTTCGATCAGGTCGCGGACCTGCGCATCGATGGTGTGGCGAATATCCTTGACCTCACGCTGATGCTCGGGACTGAGCGCGGCGAGCTCGTAATTGATGACGCGCGCGACGGTGTGCGCGCGAGCATGGTGGATCGCGAAATCCCGCACCAGCGCGACGAGTTGCTCGGTGGGATCGGCCGAGGAGGCGATGGCGGCCTGGATGCGCTCCAGGGTATCGAGGTGACCGGTGCGCGAAATCTGGTAGAGCAGTTCCTCTTTGGAGCGATGGTGCACATAGATCGCCGCGGTGCTCAATCCGGCGATCGAGGTGACGTCACGGGTGGTGGAGCCGTGGAATCCGCGGTCGGCGAAAGCGACCACGGCGGCATCGAGCAACCGTGTTCGAGTCTCGTCCGCGCGTGAGCGGTCCTGCGCTTCGGCCACCTGGACAGTCTCCCATTCATTCGGACCGTGGCATGCCAGGCACCCGTCGGCAGCCCTCGCGCACCCGGCCCGGTAGGAGGCCGGGTGCGTGTCATCTCTCAGACCGCGAGCACAAGCTTCCCGGTGTTCGCGCCGGTGAAGAGCATGTTCAAGGTCTCGCCGAAGCGCGCCACCCCACCTTCGACCACGTGTTCGCGGCTCTTGATCTTGCCCTCGGCCAGCCATTGCGCCAGCTGCGCACCGGCCTCCGCATAGCGATCGGCGTAGTCGAAGACCACGAATCCGGTCATGGAGGCCCGGAACACCAGCAGCGACATATACCGCGACGGTCCCGGCGGCGGCTTCTCCTCGTTGTAGGCCGAGATCGCACCGCACAGCACGATGCGGGCGCCGCGGCGCAGATTGGCCAGCGCGGCGTCGAGGATCTCACCGCCCACATTGTCGAAGTAGACGTCGATGCCGTCGGGGGCGGCCGCCCGCAGCTGCCGCAGCACGTCACCTGCGCGGTAGTCGATCGCCGCGTCGAATCCCAGCTCCTCGGTGAGCATCCGGCACTTCTCCGGACCGCCCGCGATACCGATCACGGTGGCGCCCTTGGCCTTCGCGATCTGCCCGGCCACACTGCCGACGGCGCCCGCGGCGGCCGAGACCAGCACGGTCTCCCCCGCGCGCAGCTTCCCGACCTCGAGCAGACCGAAATACGCTGTCATACCGGGCATTCCGAGCGTGCCCAGCCAGGTGGGCCCGGATGCGACGCTCAGATCGACCGGCTGCACGCCGCGGCCGTCGCTGAGGGCGTACTCGGTGACGCCGAAGATGCCGCTGACCGTGTCACCGACCGCGAAGTCCGGATGATTCGATTCGACGACCGTCGCGATATCCAGCGACCGCATCACCTCCCCGATGCCGACCGGCGGCACATAGGAGCGGACATCGTTGAGCCAGCCGCGCATGGCCGGATCCAGGGAGATGAAACCGACCTTGACCAGGATCTCGCCCGGTCCGGGCTCGGGCAGCTCGGTGGTCGTCACATTCCAGGTGTCGGCGGTGGTCAGACCGGTCGGCCGTGCGGCCAGGCGTACCTGCTGGGTCTTCGTCATGCGCCACTCCTTCTCGTACAGGTCGAATTCATCTGCGTGCCTCAGGCTTTCCGGCCCCAGGAGGGATCCCGGCGGCGCAGTTCCATATGCGCGATGGTCCGCTTGTGCACCTCGTCCGGACCGTCGGCCAGCCGCAGCGTCCGCGCGTGCGCGTACATGCTGGCCAGCGGGAAGTCGTCGGAGACACCGGCGCCACCGTGCACCTGGATGGCCCGGTCGATCACCTTCAGCGCCATCTGCGGCGCCGCCACCTTGATGGCGGCGATCTCGGTGCGCGCGTTCTTGTTTCCGACGGTGTCCATCAGATACGCGGCCTTGAGGGTCAGCAGCCGGACCATTTCGATCTCGATGCGGGACTCCGCGATCCAGTCCTGGATATTGGCCCGGTCGGCCACCGGCGCGCCGAAGGTGCTGCGCGACTGGGCCCGATCGATCATCAGGTCCAGCGCCCGCTCGGCCATGCCGACGATCCGCATGCAGTGATGGATGCGGCCGGGCCCCAGCCGCGCCTGGCTGATCATGAATCCGTCGCCCTCGGCGGCCAGCAGCGCGGTGCTCGGCACCCGGACATTCTCGAATACCACCTCCGCGTGGCCTTCTCGGTCCTGATAGCCGAATACCGGCAGCCCGCGCACGACGGTCACACCGGGCGTATCGAGCGGGACCACCATCATGCTCTGCTGCCGATGCTTCGGTGCGTCGAGGTCGGTCTTACCCATCACGATGAGCACCTTGCAGTTCTTGTGCAGCGCATTGGACGTCCACCATTTGCGGCCGTTCAGTACGTAGTCGTCCCCGTCGCGATCCATGCGCAGCTGGATATTGGTGGCGTCGGAACTCGCGACCGCGGGTTCGGTCATGGCGAAGGCGGAGCGGATCTCACCCGCGAGCAGCGGCGCGAGCCACTCCCGCTTGTGCTCCTCGGTGCCGAAGAGCGTCAGCACCTCCATATTCCCGGTGTCGGGGGCACTGCAGTTGGTGACCTCCGGCGCCAGATGCGCACTGCGGCCCATGATTTCGGCCAGCGGCGCGTATTCGGAATTGGTCAGCCCCGGACCCCACTCCGGATGCGGATGGAACAGATTCCACAGCCCGCGCTTG encodes the following:
- a CDS encoding acyl-CoA dehydrogenase family protein; this encodes MFEPSDKALRYRDDLLAFMDELVYPAESIYEAQMVESGDPHFQPPIVEELKTEARKRGLWNLFHPHPEWGPGLTNSEYAPLAEIMGRSAHLAPEVTNCSAPDTGNMEVLTLFGTEEHKREWLAPLLAGEIRSAFAMTEPAVASSDATNIQLRMDRDGDDYVLNGRKWWTSNALHKNCKVLIVMGKTDLDAPKHRQQSMMVVPLDTPGVTVVRGLPVFGYQDREGHAEVVFENVRVPSTALLAAEGDGFMISQARLGPGRIHHCMRIVGMAERALDLMIDRAQSRSTFGAPVADRANIQDWIAESRIEIEMVRLLTLKAAYLMDTVGNKNARTEIAAIKVAAPQMALKVIDRAIQVHGGAGVSDDFPLASMYAHARTLRLADGPDEVHKRTIAHMELRRRDPSWGRKA
- a CDS encoding NADP-dependent oxidoreductase, giving the protein MTKTQQVRLAARPTGLTTADTWNVTTTELPEPGPGEILVKVGFISLDPAMRGWLNDVRSYVPPVGIGEVMRSLDIATVVESNHPDFAVGDTVSGIFGVTEYALSDGRGVQPVDLSVASGPTWLGTLGMPGMTAYFGLLEVGKLRAGETVLVSAAAGAVGSVAGQIAKAKGATVIGIAGGPEKCRMLTEELGFDAAIDYRAGDVLRQLRAAAPDGIDVYFDNVGGEILDAALANLRRGARIVLCGAISAYNEEKPPPGPSRYMSLLVFRASMTGFVVFDYADRYAEAGAQLAQWLAEGKIKSREHVVEGGVARFGETLNMLFTGANTGKLVLAV
- a CDS encoding TetR/AcrR family transcriptional regulator, translated to MAEAQDRSRADETRTRLLDAAVVAFADRGFHGSTTRDVTSIAGLSTAAIYVHHRSKEELLYQISRTGHLDTLERIQAAIASSADPTEQLVALVRDFAIHHARAHTVARVINYELAALSPEHQREVKDIRHTIDAQVRDLIEHGVADGSFDNPNPHIAAVAVLSLGIDIARWYREDGAWSPEELGDYYVDLALRIVGAGHPEKQANP
- a CDS encoding DUF5753 domain-containing protein, which produces MIEDLTSVGSSCIAEEPSEDPALLRRVLGVRLRRLRESAGISGDRAGRVIRASHSKISRLEAGRVSFRAKDIADLLTAYGVRDAGTRAEFLQLAERANAVGRWQAGPDLATARPDTYSALEDASALIRCYAPGLVPELLWTPSYAHTVFAIADREPAADIQRRVEALVRRQRLLTRADPPRAWFVVEEAALRRPLGGHEVWQGQLSHLAEMATHPNITVQVLPDHIGGPAISGTAFTMLRFAAPELSDIVHFPHPTGPQFLDKPVDLDRFNALWDRLCVCATSPQRTAEALDSLAITRPTRTEIR